Proteins from a single region of Rhodospirillales bacterium:
- a CDS encoding adenylosuccinate synthase, producing the protein MTNVAVIGAQWGDEGKGKIVDWLSSRADVVVRFQGGHNAGHTLVIDGVTYKLHLLPSGIVRESKISIIGNGVVIDPWALMKEIKAIQEKGVDVNPDKLMIAENAPLILPVHGALDEAMEATRGSKPIGTTKRGIGPAYEDKIARRAIRVCDLEYPDVMREKLDRMMLHHNALLKGLGAEEVSADDIFDKLMAVRDEILPYRCVTWRVLDQARAEGKKILFEGAQGMMLDVDHGTYPYVTSSNMAAGQAATGSGVAPDAVGYVLGITKAYTTRVGSGPFPTEQDNEVGQFLGENGHEFGTTTGRKRRCGWFDAALVRQTIKLGGIHGIALTKLDVLDGLKEIQICVGYEIEGEKFDYLPASQVKQAAAKPIYETMDGWSESTRGARTWAELPAAAVKYVKHIEELIGAPVTLLSTSPEREDTILMQDPFAG; encoded by the coding sequence ATGACAAATGTTGCGGTGATTGGCGCTCAGTGGGGCGATGAAGGTAAGGGGAAGATTGTCGATTGGCTCTCATCTCGCGCTGATGTGGTGGTGCGGTTTCAGGGCGGGCATAATGCCGGGCATACACTGGTGATTGACGGAGTGACGTATAAGCTGCATTTGTTGCCTTCTGGGATAGTGCGTGAATCGAAGATTTCGATTATCGGCAATGGCGTGGTGATTGATCCGTGGGCCTTGATGAAGGAGATTAAAGCCATTCAAGAAAAAGGCGTGGATGTGAATCCAGACAAGCTTATGATTGCGGAGAATGCGCCGTTGATTTTACCGGTGCATGGGGCGCTGGATGAAGCGATGGAAGCAACGCGCGGGAGCAAACCGATCGGTACGACGAAGCGCGGGATTGGCCCGGCTTATGAAGATAAAATTGCACGCCGGGCGATCCGGGTTTGCGATCTGGAGTATCCTGATGTGATGCGTGAAAAGCTGGACCGGATGATGTTGCATCATAATGCGTTGCTTAAAGGCCTGGGTGCGGAAGAGGTGAGTGCAGACGATATTTTCGACAAGCTAATGGCTGTGCGAGATGAGATTTTGCCATACAGGTGCGTGACGTGGCGGGTGCTTGATCAGGCACGGGCTGAGGGCAAAAAGATTTTGTTTGAGGGGGCGCAAGGGATGATGCTGGATGTGGATCACGGCACATATCCGTATGTGACTTCGTCAAATATGGCGGCCGGGCAAGCGGCTACGGGGTCGGGTGTGGCTCCGGATGCCGTCGGTTATGTTTTGGGGATTACCAAGGCCTATACGACGCGCGTCGGGAGCGGCCCGTTTCCGACTGAGCAGGATAATGAAGTTGGGCAATTTCTTGGTGAAAATGGCCATGAATTTGGCACAACGACCGGGCGTAAGCGGCGTTGTGGCTGGTTTGATGCGGCATTGGTGCGTCAAACAATAAAGTTGGGCGGGATTCACGGGATTGCGTTGACGAAGCTGGATGTGCTTGACGGACTTAAGGAAATACAGATTTGCGTTGGTTATGAGATCGAAGGTGAGAAATTTGATTATCTTCCGGCTTCGCAAGTGAAACAGGCTGCGGCCAAGCCGATCTATGAAACCATGGACGGGTGGAGTGAGAGTACACGTGGAGCACGCACATGGGCGGAATTGCCGGCGGCGGCTGTGAAATATGTGAAGCATATTGAAGAGTTGATTGGCGCTCCGGTGACGCTGCTTTCTACGAGTCCGGAGCGTGAGGATACGATCTTGATGCAGGACCCGTTTGCGGGCTGA
- a CDS encoding phosphoglucosamine mutase, with protein MTQMQKRKYFGTDGIRGRANSYPMTPGMVQRVAMATAKVLRERHGGLPTDRVVIGKDTRLSCYMIEQAMTAGFLSMGMNVILTGPVPTPGIAMLTRSLRADVGVMISASHNSFEDNGIKLFGPDGYKLDDEIELEIEAALEEDLGEHLALPGDLGKAARLDDAIGRYAESVKRSLPRGTTLEGLKVVVDCANGAAYKVAPQVLWELEAEVISIGAEPDGRNINDGYGATATENLQKAVIEHKADIGVALDGDADRLIMVDETGAKIDGDQLMAALAVSMQEAGELQGSALVATVMSNLGLERFLKERGICLIRTAVGDRYVSETMRAEGFNLGGEQSGHLILSDLNTTGDGLQAAIKICSFLKESGKKASAALHLFTPLPQILRNVRFESTVKPLDADEVKAAIEQAESSLVNEGRVLVRASGTESLIRVMAEGDDPGKVEGVVNDLCAVIEKAVG; from the coding sequence ATGACGCAAATGCAAAAACGGAAATATTTTGGAACAGACGGAATTCGCGGGCGGGCCAATAGCTATCCGATGACGCCGGGCATGGTGCAGCGGGTGGCGATGGCGACGGCGAAAGTGCTGCGCGAACGCCATGGCGGGCTGCCGACGGACCGGGTGGTGATCGGCAAGGATACGCGGTTGTCTTGTTATATGATTGAGCAAGCGATGACGGCCGGGTTTTTATCGATGGGGATGAATGTCATCCTTACGGGTCCGGTGCCGACGCCGGGGATTGCGATGTTGACGCGATCTTTACGGGCTGATGTCGGGGTGATGATTTCGGCTTCGCATAATTCCTTCGAAGATAACGGGATCAAGCTGTTTGGGCCGGACGGGTACAAGCTGGATGATGAGATTGAGCTGGAGATTGAAGCGGCGCTGGAAGAGGATCTGGGCGAGCATCTCGCGTTGCCCGGCGATTTGGGGAAAGCGGCGCGTTTGGATGATGCGATCGGGCGTTATGCGGAAAGTGTGAAGCGCTCTTTACCACGTGGAACAACGCTGGAGGGGCTTAAGGTCGTGGTGGATTGCGCCAATGGTGCAGCCTATAAGGTGGCGCCGCAGGTGCTTTGGGAACTGGAGGCCGAGGTTATATCGATTGGCGCGGAGCCGGACGGGCGCAATATTAATGATGGTTATGGTGCGACGGCGACCGAGAATCTGCAGAAGGCGGTTATTGAGCATAAAGCGGATATTGGCGTTGCGCTGGACGGGGATGCGGACCGGCTGATTATGGTTGATGAGACAGGCGCGAAGATTGACGGCGATCAGCTGATGGCGGCGCTGGCGGTTTCGATGCAGGAGGCCGGTGAGTTGCAAGGGAGTGCGTTGGTGGCCACTGTGATGTCGAATTTGGGGCTGGAGCGGTTTTTAAAGGAGCGGGGAATTTGTCTGATCCGCACGGCGGTTGGGGACCGGTACGTGTCCGAGACGATGCGGGCGGAAGGGTTTAATCTGGGCGGGGAACAATCCGGGCATTTGATTTTGTCGGATTTGAATACGACGGGTGACGGGTTGCAGGCGGCGATCAAGATTTGTTCGTTCCTGAAAGAGAGTGGAAAGAAGGCGAGCGCGGCGCTGCATTTGTTCACGCCGTTGCCGCAGATTTTGCGCAATGTGCGGTTTGAAAGCACGGTCAAGCCGCTGGACGCGGATGAGGTCAAGGCCGCGATTGAACAAGCGGAAAGTTCGCTGGTCAATGAGGGGCGCGTTTTGGTGCGGGCCAGCGGGACGGAAAGCCTGATCCGCGTGATGGCGGAAGGCGATGACCCGGGCAAGGTTGAAGGCGTGGTCAATGATCTGTGCGCGGTGATTGAGAAGGCAGTGGGGTAA
- a CDS encoding ATP phosphoribosyltransferase regulatory subunit → MKDISQNSALLPSGFEDLLPPQAEVEYDAIARLMAVFRSFGYARVKPPMAEFEESLLAPGPGAALTSETFRVMDPVTHRMMGLRSDITAQIARIARSRLSDEARPLRLTYANDVIRTKASQARTQRQFTQVGCEMIGRNDVASDVEICVVALKGLAALGACGVTMDFALPRIVDDLFAVTKTRQDDIDGLRHTLAGPVDKALSALDVLALPEAACEYIARLRAVVSGVEAAIAGLDMSAISLTIDPLETRGFEYHSGLAFTLFATGIRGELGRGGRYDIYEGEQAKESAAGFTLYMDTLRQGLKVQETAEVKELSADADWAEVARLQDEGFIVKRG, encoded by the coding sequence ATGAAAGATATTTCCCAAAATAGCGCCCTTCTGCCCAGTGGGTTTGAGGATTTGCTTCCCCCACAGGCGGAGGTGGAATATGACGCGATTGCGCGGCTGATGGCGGTATTTCGCAGTTTTGGTTATGCGCGGGTGAAGCCGCCGATGGCTGAGTTTGAGGAAAGCTTGCTGGCTCCGGGGCCGGGTGCGGCCTTGACGTCTGAAACATTCCGGGTGATGGACCCTGTAACGCATCGAATGATGGGGCTGCGCAGCGATATTACGGCGCAGATCGCGCGGATTGCGCGTTCGCGGCTTTCCGATGAGGCACGGCCTTTGCGGCTGACTTATGCGAATGACGTAATCCGTACAAAGGCTTCTCAGGCGCGCACACAGCGCCAGTTTACGCAGGTGGGTTGTGAGATGATCGGCCGGAACGATGTGGCCAGCGATGTTGAAATTTGTGTGGTAGCTTTGAAGGGTTTGGCTGCTTTGGGGGCTTGCGGCGTGACGATGGATTTTGCCTTGCCGCGGATTGTGGATGACCTTTTTGCGGTTACGAAGACGAGGCAGGATGATATTGACGGGCTGCGTCATACATTGGCCGGGCCGGTCGATAAGGCTTTGTCGGCGCTGGATGTATTGGCGTTGCCGGAGGCGGCGTGCGAGTATATTGCACGTTTGCGTGCGGTTGTTTCCGGAGTTGAAGCGGCGATCGCTGGGTTGGATATGAGTGCGATTTCTTTGACGATTGATCCGCTCGAAACGCGCGGGTTTGAGTATCATAGCGGGCTGGCTTTTACCTTGTTTGCAACGGGGATTCGTGGCGAGTTGGGCCGGGGTGGGCGCTATGATATTTATGAGGGTGAGCAGGCGAAGGAAAGTGCAGCCGGGTTTACGCTGTATATGGACACGTTGCGCCAAGGGTTGAAAGTGCAAGAGACTGCAGAGGTCAAAGAATTATCGGCGGATGCGGATTGGGCCGAGGTGGCCCGGTTGCAGGATGAAGGGTTTATTGTGAAACGGGGATAA
- a CDS encoding N-formylglutamate amidohydrolase has translation MKPQTTTVQFCEISDPGPPKTNLGAIALRENDPVYHLHTGLSPFTLSAPHAGWKVPRHMIDQDGNPLGAPAWWFDPDINEHRHEVCDWGTAELVKRLNKLSPHLSSIASNVSRLVVEKNRAWEYAMTPNSSEYGARLCVPGNHNISKEKLAQRKTIYDTYTRAEEKLVSNIKNTHNGAAHIALHSFSPKWHGHGRDHEIGITYFEDTILSRLIEHAFIERIGNRAASQYPYNLKDGQFSNKIAAPKLSKKYDTPFIMIEIRNDLLQDPQRLEETTQLFLQILKDIEKNPLYKHCFSRKQSARTSIPAASTPAFEPI, from the coding sequence ATGAAACCGCAAACAACGACGGTACAATTCTGCGAAATCAGCGACCCCGGCCCTCCGAAAACAAACCTCGGAGCCATTGCCTTGCGCGAAAACGATCCCGTTTACCACCTGCACACGGGACTCAGCCCCTTCACGCTCTCCGCGCCCCACGCCGGCTGGAAAGTCCCCCGGCATATGATCGATCAAGACGGCAATCCACTCGGTGCGCCCGCATGGTGGTTTGATCCTGACATCAATGAACATCGCCACGAAGTCTGCGACTGGGGAACTGCCGAACTGGTCAAACGCTTAAACAAACTCAGCCCGCACCTGTCCTCAATCGCTTCAAACGTATCGCGCCTGGTGGTTGAAAAAAACCGCGCATGGGAATATGCCATGACCCCGAATTCCTCTGAATACGGTGCCAGGCTCTGCGTCCCCGGAAACCACAATATTTCCAAAGAAAAGCTCGCTCAGCGCAAAACCATCTACGACACCTATACAAGAGCTGAAGAAAAACTGGTCTCGAACATCAAAAACACCCATAATGGCGCAGCACATATAGCACTGCACAGCTTTTCACCTAAATGGCACGGCCATGGCCGCGACCATGAAATCGGCATCACCTATTTTGAAGACACAATATTGTCCAGACTAATCGAACACGCCTTTATCGAAAGAATAGGCAACCGCGCCGCTTCGCAGTATCCATACAACCTGAAAGACGGCCAGTTCAGCAATAAAATAGCCGCGCCAAAACTCAGCAAAAAATACGACACGCCTTTTATCATGATCGAAATCCGCAACGACCTGCTTCAAGACCCGCAACGCCTTGAAGAAACAACGCAGCTTTTTTTACAAATACTCAAAGACATCGAGAAAAACCCGCTATACAAACACTGCTTTTCTCGAAAACAATCAGCGCGCACATCAATACCCGCCGCAAGCACCCCGGCTTTCGAGCCTATATAA